From Arctopsyche grandis isolate Sample6627 chromosome 12, ASM5162203v2, whole genome shotgun sequence, one genomic window encodes:
- the zda gene encoding peptidyl-prolyl cis-trans isomerase zonda, with product MSDKSESSSFEDLAAAAELEAAPLTSPDASDIPQWLDVLGSGHLLRRTITEGKSDLRPLRGDICYLNYKGCLLNSTVIENKENFEVQIGDGDVIQGIDLVLPLMREGEISELQISSRFGYGEIGMAPDIPPLAELLYTVELVSFKPEPDLDTFSIQERKVIGNKKRERGNWWYTMQEPMMAIQCYRRAIEYLDETKGGITDPTADGKIEFASEELHSLLDDRIKAYNNMAAAQMKQGSYDIALGSVEKVLNVQPNNVKALFRKGKILSYKNDVAEALKVVRRALLLSPDDKAIKAELTRLEERDKKDSQRERDLARKMLGGHSGPESKSGSGKGEKPKKGGGKKIIVWGSVVFSLAIGVISIALYKYKIV from the exons ATGTCAGATAAATCAGAGAGCAGTTCGTTCGAAGATCTGGCGGCGGCTGCCGAGCTGGAGGCTGCACCCCTCACCTCTCCCGACGCCTCTGACATCCCCCAATGGTTGGACGTTCTCGGCAGCGGACATCTACTCCGAAGA ACGATTACAGAAGGCAAGTCTGATTTGAGACCACTACGAGGAGATATCTGTTACTTAAATTACAAAGGCTGTCTCTTAAATTCTACAGTTatagaaaataaagaaaattttgaagttCAAATTGGCGATGGAGAT GTTATTCAAGGTATCGACTTGGTTTTGCCCTTGATGCGTGAAGGTGAAATTTCCGAACTTCAAATATCGTCAAGATTTGGATATGGAGAAATCGGAATGGCTCCAGATATACCGCCTCTCGCTGAGCTTTTGTATACCGTTGAATTAGTTAGCTTTAAGCCGGAGCCCGATTTGGATACTTTCTCAATACAAGAGAGGAAAGTAATTGG taataaaaagcgAGAACGAGGTAATTGGTGGTATACCATGCAAGAACCGATGATGGCTATTCAATGTTACAGACGAGCCATTGAATATTTAGATGAAACTAAAGGTGGTATTACAGACCCGACTGCTGATGGTAAAATAGAA TTTGCTTCCGAAGAATTGCACTCTCTTTTAGATGATAGAATAAAAGCTTATAATAACATGGCTGCTGCACAGATGAAACAAGGGTCCTACGACATAGCTCTCGGCAGTGTTGAAAAAGTATTGAATGTTCAACCTAATAATGTTAAAGCTTTGTTTAGAAAAGGAAAA ATACTCTCTTATAAAAATGACGTAGCCGAGGCTTTGAAAGTTGTTCGAAGAGCTTTACTTCTATCGCCAGACGATAAAGCTATAAAAGCTGAACTGACTCGATTAGAAGAGAGGGACAAAAAGGACAGTCAAAGGGAAAGAGATTTAGCTCGTAAAATGCTCGGTGGTCATTCTGGTCCAGAATCAAAATCTGGCTCAGGAAAAGGAGAAAAACCCAAAAAAGGGGGCGGGAAGAAG ataataGTATGGGGTTCGGTGGTCTTCAGCTTAGCAATTGGAGTTATCAGTATAGCTTTGTACAAGTATAAAATTgtgtaa
- the Cdk5 gene encoding cyclin-dependent kinase 5, with product MQRYEKLEKIGEGTYGTVFKAKSRDSHEVVALKRVRLDDDDEGVPSSALREICLLKELKHKNIVRLYDVLHSDKKLTLVFEHCDQDLKKYFDSLNGEIDSDVVQSFMYQLLRGLAFCHSHNVLHRDLKPQNLLINKNGELKLADFGLARAFGIPVKCYSAEVVTLWYRPPDVLFGAKLYTTSIDMWSAGCIFAELANAGRPLFPGSDVDDQLKRIFKLLGTPTDETWSGITQLPDYKPFPIYHPSMSFSQVVPKLSNRGRDLLQHLLVCNPIHRISADEAMAHGYFADLNPALKNDRS from the exons ATGCAAAGATACGAAAAATTAGAGAAGATCGGCGAGGGTACTTATGGAACCGTCTTCAAAGCGAAGAGTCGCGACTCGCACGAGGTGGTCGCGCTGAAGCGGGTCAGGCTGGATGATGACGACGAAGGAGTACCCTCATCTGCGCTCAGAGAGATCTGTCTTCTCAAGGAGCTAAAGCACAAGAATATTGTGCGACTGTACGACGTACTCCACAGCGACAAGAAACTAACACTAGTCTTCGAACACTGCGACCAAGACCTCAAGAAGTATTTCGACAGTCTAAACGGAGAGATTGACTCGGATGTAGTGCAATCGTTCATGTATCAGTTGCTGAGAGGTCTCGCTTTTTGCCACAGCCATAATGTCCTGCATAGAGACTTGAAGCCGCAGAATTTACTCATCAATAAAAATGGCGAACTGAAACTTGCCGATTTCGGATTGGCTAGAGCCTTTGGAATACCCGTCAAATGTTATTCAGCTGAAGTGGTCACATTGTGGTACCGGCCACCGGACGTTCTCTTCGGTGCCAAATTATACACTACCAGTATCGATATGTGGTCGGCCGGTTGTATTTTTGCCGAGCTTGCAAATGCGGGTCGACCCCTATTTCCAGGTTCTGATGTAGATGATCAACTCAAGAGAATCTTCAAACTATTAG GTACACCCACAGATGAGACTTGGTCAGGAATCACGCAACTTCCAGACTACAAACCATTCCCAATATATCATCCGAGTATGAGTTTTTCGCAAGTCGTGCCCAAGCTTTCGAATCGAGGCCGTGACCTATTGCAACATCTCCTTGTGTGTAATCCTATTCATAGAATATCGGCAGACGAAGCTATGGCTCATGGCTATTTTGCCGACCTTAATCCTGCCCTCAAAAATGATAGATCGTAA